The Danio rerio strain Tuebingen ecotype United States chromosome 19, GRCz12tu, whole genome shotgun sequence genome includes the window acctgcctgatgtttcaagtataccaagtaagaccttgattagcttgttcaggtgtgtttgattagggttggagctaaaatctacaggacaccggccctccaggaacaagtttggtgaccactgctctaaaatatattcttttaaatgtaaagttttttttttccgctttaaacacaatataattttttttaagaaacatttaaagtattttgtaaCATTAAACGTTATTGACTTGTGCTGtcttaattactttaaaaaacatatttctttacaatttaaaacagcatcattggatatcttttctgctggagatactgttgtcaaaAAAACGTGAAGAAAATCTTAGATGTACCATAGGTGCAGTATAGCAAAACcttttgtggttttaaaaccttttccCTTACAGCAGTTTACCTTGAAAACATTTATCGCATGTCTAgtattaagtaataaaaaaagttttccatCATACCTGAAACACTATTTCATATGTTTGTGTTATTGTGATGCttggtattaaagggatagttcacccaaaaataaatatttactcaaTAGGTTGACTAACATAGaagaaacaaatactatggaagtgaatgattactggtttccaacatagttcaactttttttttttttttttttttagcaagtgTAGGGTGCATAAACGATGACCTTTTTACATTTTgggtgaagatttttttttttttattggatgcCTTTAATACATACTTAATCTTCATatgctatttttacaatttaattggAAAACTTTATAGTCtaacaaatttaatttgattaacttGAGTCATATGGAAGCAATGATCTCAAGTAAAACATGTTAGTCGCAAGATTATTTCTCATCTCTCTGTGCTGTTGGTGTGTGTTATTCATGGTTTAATTTTTCAATCCTTCCAGAAAAAGTCCCTGGAGTCCATCAACTCCAGACTGCAGCTCGTGATGAAGAGCGGTAAATACGTTCTTGGATACAAACAGTCGCAGAAAATGATTCGCCAAGGAAAAGCCAAGCTGGTGATCCTGGCCAACAACTGCCCCGCTCTGAGGTGCGTCTGCGCTCATGAAGCCTACACCATACTGAGGATATTAATGAGTGTCGATATAAACGACTTTTGATATTTGTTCCCCAGGAAGTCCGAGATCGAGTACTATGCCATGTTGGCAAAAACCGGTGTCCATCATTACAGTGGAAACAACATCGAGCTCGGCACAGCCTGTGGCAAATACTACAGGGTCTGCACATTGGCCATCATTGACCCCGGTGTGTGTTCATGCATCACTACTACTTTCAGTCAGAAAATCCATAGAACTCAGACTCAAATAGGATCATTAGttattttgtttgcttaaatattttattgaaagtGTTTAGTGCAAAACATGtaagaattttacattttttagataaTATCCATTGTTTATATAATTTGAATCCTGACCCCCTGCATgagaaattataattaaaaaaataataataaaattaaattgtaattaaactGATAAAATAAGGACATAAAAtgcaaaattattttacaaaaaggcAGATTACATTTCTTTTTGTCCTGGCTGAGTCTTAACAGACAGGCTTTTAGTCTTATGTTGCATTTATACCATACGTGGATGAAGCATCACATGCGAGCGatatacatgttaagtcaatgcaaagatgtgaatagacatcctgcggcacgattcACGTGAATGAGGCGATGCAAATCAGAGCTTGCTATTATAGGAGCGTCATTATGATGTTAGTGCCTGTTGGTGTCATGAGATGAAATCCTGTTTTCGACACCTTGATAACcattcatcaaactgggctcggttcATTCAGAAGTACACAACGGCGAATGAATAAAGCCTTTCTGAAGCACAtaaacagctattctctcaataaaatccatgttagccatttaacaacaaagctagagtcactgggcagatAGAAGCCCCACCCAGGATGTGAATCTGTGCTTATTGTggagtgaatttgacacgcaatTGAAGCAAAGTTGACATGCGAAacgaagtgagtaaactcaatgtTAACGTGTCTATTTATGTGCGAATAGTGAGATTGATTTGCGTTTGCCACATCTAGTGTGAATGGCATTAGATACTTAAAGGTTCCCCGATACCAAAGAAAGGATCTCAGGTCCGATAAAATGGGAAAGGTTTGTTCTTCATAGTTGTGGAGAAAGCCTCAAGTGAGGTTgagtcgatagacgatgccattgccgatggctgatagacatcacgatgctgagccagcatcgcaATCCTCCGCCCTGCCCCCTTCACAGCATCATCCagcttgcgaaaaatacacactaaggccctgtttacactaatgcgtctTCGTTTTGAATTGGCGTTTaagaacaaaaatgatccacgtccacactgacgTTTCATcaagcatttctgaaaagatctctccgtccacactatattgctgaaaacgcaaatcacgtgacccCAAACTCTGTCATGTGCTGcagcgtctgagctccagcagtcagcccagagagcagtgcacgtcgtacagtttatcaaggatgtactgctggatcgcgtctcactatagttggtaaacgtgatatttaatcttgactctatctaacgactctgtcttttaaatatatcaggttacgtgtcacagcgtcaacattgcttcaatctttcacttttacacttgtacttagtcattttagtaaTAACCTCAGATACTCTTGGTTTGTTCTTGTtggttttgcagtttttttttgttttgttttttaccaaccaagtttatcgatgccattataacgacacagatcactctgcctaatCATGCCAGagtgaatataataataataataattccttacatttatatagcgcttttctgggcactcaaagcgctttacacacaatggagGGAATCtgctcatccaccaccagtgtgcagcatccacctggatgacacttTTATGGGTAAAGCAAAAACCATGCAGGTCAagtagttgaaatggtaggctacaaataagtAGTTAATTATTTGTAAATACTTAATTCACCGCCGCCTATGGCCACGATGCCATCTTCCATCGCGATGTTTTACATAAGACATCGTACgttgccaaattggtcgacatcccCCAGCTCTAGCCTCAAGTGGGATTATGCTGCAGACTGCAGGCAGCCATTGATTTAAACTGGGAGGTTCATTAATCCACTTAACAAGGAGACAtttatctgggtaaaaaaaaaacccagatgATTTGGATTAATTGGTAATAACATGTTAAAGTCATTACGAATTTAAAATGTTGCTACATTTTGTGCTTGGGTTCGGAAGACTTTGGCAAGCAGTTAAATATTAAGTatcaatttatattatatattatgaacATTTAAATGATGTAATGTGCTGGTATCTGTGCTCATACTACAGGTGTATATGTACTAGTATTTTTTCTATTCCATTAATTAGCCCCTAGTGATTATTCTTTAGGTTTTAGTTCATTTTTTCAGTATTAATCATTACATAGTATTTTCAGTTTATATTCATTAGATGCTAGTGATGTTACTATTATATAGTTAAggttaaaaacatttttgcctTTGACTTCTGTGGATCTGTCCTTTTTTCATTTCATATTTGACTAGTATATATTGCAGTTCATTGTCAACCTAAGCTAAAAAACACCCGTTGTTTGCTTAAGCTCTACTGTTATTATTCTTGCTAGATATTCCTAAGACAAGTGTAAAAAAGAGCTAGTAATGATTGCAAAACATCCTACTCTGTAAATAATACTAGTATCAGATAAGTGTTGCCTAGTGTGCATTGCATATTagggtaaagtttgttttatattggcttGGTTGCCCTTTTTCAGTAATACAATTTCAGAaaaatattctttgcaaattctaaatgatAAAATTATATTCGCAATTATTGACTGTTAAAGTACAACATTATTCAGTtagttaaatagtgctaatgttgttttgaggtCACACAAGttctaaaatgaacaaatgtgcgaatataaaaccaagcgTAACTCGGTTGTATTGCGTTTGTACTTTGTATCTTATGAATAATTTAACTATATAATCTTGTTAATAGGAACTAGTatctaattaatatataatattaatcaaATGCATAGATATTGTATTGGATCATTTGCAAAATGATTTGGCCTAAAGACTAAGCATTTGGTAGCTAATGAATTCATACATAATAGGAAAACTAGTAGAAAAGTGAAAGTACTGCTGCTGTGAATGCTAAAACTGCTTGCCATCGGACCGAATGGTGAGGTGTCCAGTTTGTGTTGTGTATTGAAggtgtttgtgttgttgtttacagGTGATTCTGACATCATCAGGAGTATGCCAGACCAGCAGCAGGGGGGCGAGAAGTAGAGCCTTTTCCACCACATCTTATTGCTTGCTAATAAAATTGGTTGAAACGGTCACTGTGGTTTCTGTCTCTGTTTATACATGACGTGTTTATTTGCTAGACACTGTTAAATACTAAACCAAATTTTTGATAATGTTGGGAAACTGAAGTTTTTGTCCCACATGTTCAGCCACAGTGTTTGTTGAtcagttttgtttattaaaatcaccTTGACACTATTGCTCTTGCTTTGAGATGCTTTTTACCAATTTACAAGTATAAAAGTATTCAGAATCATTTTATTCACAAACtagaatcacatttttttttatttatctgttatatatattttttaaattaatttttggtATTACTTTTAAACTTGAAATAGAATACTAAAGACGTAGAGTTTACTAAACTAAAAGAGAATTTACTAAAGTGATAGTGTACAAAGAAATGATGGGAAGTAAAAGTCATTCAGCACAACATATTGATCAAAACTTGAAAATTATTCTGACCTGTATTAAAGATTATAGAATAGCCATTTGCCTTAATGACTTTGCCTGTAATTGTTAattgcaatttaaaatgtttataccAAAGTTAATATGTAAAACGTTTGTTTGGTGTATTATGCAAAGCATAGTAAAATGTAGGTTAAAGTATTTTTCACTGAAAgatgcacacataaacacaagcaAGTATTATAGGTTTATTTTGATGCTTTTAGTGAATCAGTCAAATGGGAAAAAAAACTCTTTCAATAATGCACTAAAGATCTGCCGCTGGAGGGCGCACTGTTTCATGCATTCGCTTCAAAACCGAGTGAATTCTATTTCTTACAGTCGCAAAATGTTTATGAAAGACGTCATGCATTTGGTAAAATAGCCTAAAACGTTCTACAACATAAATCGTTACCTTTTGCTCCATTGcttgtttttcatttatgttaATGAAATAAAGTAGGATGGTAAAAAGGCAAAGCATTTGAGTAGATTCATTCCAGTAATTTTAATTGAAACACATTTTTTATAGCCTACCTCATGTTGCAGTGATGTCACTATCATTGGATtgtgcagtaaaaaaataaaacaggataCACCTAAAACGCTGGGTTCCACAGAATCCCTTCCTTCGATTGAGTTAACTTCTCTATTGAGTGGATTTTACATAaaaacaattcttaaggtttcTTGGTAGACAACATAActgttttttcaactcattttaaaaaagtagtttaaagATGCAGCAAAAGTCATGTTTTAAGTAATTTGTAAACCAGGCATGCGTTTACGCAACAATTTGACCattataaatacaaatgtttaaaACATCTAGATTTGCTGGATTTATGTATGTTTGAGTAAACATTAATATGTGTTTATATAGATTTTAGATGAAGTGTTTTCACTTGAGGAGAGTTTGGTGGAAATTGTAgtattcatttttggttgaaattCCAAATTAAttcggcttagtctatttattcatcagaagtcgccacagcagaatgaaccaccaacttttccagcatgttttacacaatggattcccttccagctgcaacccagtactaggaaacatccatacacgttCATTCACTCGCAttcaatacggccaatttagtttagtttagtttattggTTTATTCGAAACAgcgacttcttgctgtgaggcgacagtgctaaccactatcgTTCTGTGGAATAACTGATTTGCAAATTGCAACAAATGAAAATACGTTATTCTGATAGTCATTTTCTGGAACAAAAAGCTCTAAATggcaatttaattaaataatatatgtaatatcaaatatacatttaatattaaatatatgacCATTCCCCATAAATAAACTCGTTTGGATCAGGCTGAAGCATCTGAAACGTGCTGCAGCATTGACATACTTTTTTCCTGTAAGGATTTTCAGTCTGGAATAAAAATCTGCCAGGCCTAAAGCGCTTGTGCAGATAGAACATCAAACGCTCTTCACTGAAGTGATTGCCCCAGTTTCCTCAGTCACGTGCAGTCAGTCAGTTTTGAAGTCTAATTCTTAAATACCCACACAGATAAACATAATCAGCCTCAGCCGAGCGTGTTCGGTGAGCTAGCTGAAATGAACAGATAAATGGGGAACTGGAGTGATGGACACGAGCTTCAGAAAAGACCTCAGGCCCTGGGTTTAGTTTTATTGCTGGAATACATTGAAAATAGGTCAGAGGATGAGGATCGTGTATTGGAAATTCCTGCAACTAAAGTAATTGCGGAAACCCTGACAGAGAAATGTTGGTTTATCCAGCACAGAATGTAGGTGAATCTGTCTCTGTCACGCAAAGGTAACGACACACTTCTAGATTTCAGTTGTAATCACTTCAACAACAATTCttatattaacaaaacattaCTTATTggttttagctcaataaactcctcATTCTCTCATAATTTTAGTTGGGTTAGGGATTTAGAATAAAAGCATGCAGAATATCTACTTTATACGTAACAGGCAGGTAATATAAGCCACTAGTTATTAGAGAATTGGTCCTTAAACTTGTGTAaccaaatgttttaaataaaaaaaagttttccaaAGTCGCTCTATTCTTCaaagtttgaaggaattttagtAGTGGACACTTACTGTAATTGTGGAGCTTCTCAATCAGGTTTAAATCAGGACTCCAggctgccatttcattattttgCTGTTTCTAACTTCAAGAAGCTGCTTTGCACGTTTTGCTTTACCTGTTTTGACATCCTGTTTGAAAACGATTGACCTATGCACACGGTAGGAACCGCATTTTACCAAACTATGACACCACCACCACCTTCAACAGACTTTAGGTTTAGTCTCTCCCCAGTATGACAACAAACATGAGATTCTCAAATACTTTCATCCCTAAAGTGAACTTTGGAGCAGTTCTCGATCCACACGCTCATCAGCAAAGGTTAGATTTGCGATTCTTTCAGCTGATGAAGGTTGGGTCACCGCAGAAACTTTCAGTCTAAACTCTCTTGAACTTTCAGACCATGTGTGTGGAGAAGATCTTTATCGTGTTCAGAGCTGATCTGATGATCAGTGTTGAACCCAGTAACGTTCTCCACATTATCCTGTTTTCTCAGGTATTTTGTCTTTCATGGACGACCAGCCTTTTTGGAGGATTTGAAGGCGTTTTTGACAATGTAAAGATGTAATATTCAGTAAATCACAGATTTAGAACAATCTAATTTCTCTTCCTGTGGCTGAAAGGATGGTCTCTTTAGTTTTCATCTGAACAACCTGCTGTTGGAGGCTTTCAGAACAGCTCTCCATCTAGTGCAGTCAATAAAACCTGAAAATTTAGGCTGCCAATTAAATTCGAGTTTGTCAGGTGAAGATTAACAACAACTAATATGAATCTGAAAGTGTTCTCTAATTTGATTGTGCCCTAAGTCCAAATCTCATGTTTCAAGTTTTTATACTGTGCTTCGGAATGGATGTAACTCATGTAATATGCATATAAATCTGCTCTTTCACATGTGTCAGGACAACTTCGAAACTTGAAATTTGGGAAATTGTAGATTGCTCTCTAATTTGATCTACACTGTGTCCGTACCTTGTATTTTTGATGGAATTTTAGTTGTGGACATAACTTTATTGCCAAGGATTTTCCACAGTTTCTCAATCAGGTTTAGTTCAGGACTCCGGGCTGCCATGTCATTAttatcgtgtgtatatgtgtcCCTTCTATTCCTTATGTTGTAGGGATCCAAATGTCTAAAACTACTACAATACCAGTCAATTTTGACCTTGCGGAGACATTTTTTTTGTCCCCATGAGGATAACGGctcataaattacacagaataaagtattttgtaactgtaaaaatgcagattgtgtcTCGTGACGATGAAGTAGAGGGGAAATATACAGTTCATTACATCTAAGAGAAGCCCTCGTGAAGATAGCTGtacaagcgtgtgtgtgtgtgtgtgtgtataaaaatatGCCCAGCCATAATGAAGCATTACTGgaatattttattgtttacaaaGGAGACATAAGCCAGTGTCAACCCAATACAGAATGTGTAATAAGACAAAAGACAAACACTCACAGACTTTCTACCTACTGACAAACATTGTTCTGGGTTTCATTTAGTAATATCCACTGATAATTACTTCATTTTCTTGAGAAATATCGTGAGAATATTATAACAAATCGGACCGGTCACGCTCGATTCCAAAAAGCGATATTCCAAACATTTTGAACGctaaatgctgaattaaaaatgaaaatctacgCACAGAACAATGAAAGTGAATGTCTACATCTGTCAGTTTCGAACACTTTTCTTAACGCCTTAATATCTAAATGTAACTGTGATGAATAAATGCAAGGACATAGTCATTTTCAGCTATGGATACATGTTACAAAATACCTTTGCATAGccactgtatataaaaaagaaatcaattatgTTCCCAATAATAGAAGCTACGTCAAGCTAGAAGGTGGACTGGTGGAAATGCCAGTGTCATAGATCTACTGTCAGGGTCACATCGTTTGCTTTTCgtgattaacacacacacatcgtTCATCacagacaacaacatgaatgaataatattcattTGTGCAAAAATATTGCAGTCTGCGGTCACAACTTGTAACATAGTAATGATGACAGGGAAAAAAAGGGACGCTACTTCTCAGACCAAGAGAATAACCCCCAACAATGATGTGTTttcttacacacacacgcgcacacacatacacaactccCATTTATTCATTTGAGCACTGCCTGGTTTAATGCTTTTGTTGACAGTATTTGTGGCATGTTGTTGATTACCACAAATATGAAGGGTCTTGCCACTTGTTTTCAAAAATCACGTttagaaacatttattttattattaaaatgtgcattattagttttatttttttaattttttttatgaatttaggCTTCAagttttgccatgatgacagttatttGGATACATAGTTGTGTTTTTAGTATGACTTTAGTTTGTCTTAATTGTTTACATTAGTTTAGACTATTATTTTGACTAAAGCTTTATTAATTTGGAtatgtgttttggtcattgtaACTTTTTAAAGACGTCTATACAACtgtaatatagttttattttattttagctttattttaaacTGAATGACTTATAAATATGTTGACACtaagtacattttatttgatCAATTTTCAGTTcagttaacatttatttcaagcaACAAAATGTTGTTTAATGGTTTCAGCTAACTATAATAAACCGGACTGAAAATATGAtcaagatttctttttttaaatcatgttaatcaacattttttttatttcttgtaaCTACATAATGCCTGGAAATTATGAAAATTCACAAAAAATTTGACCCtaatctcttttctttttttttttaagaaaataaatgacaagTCCTTTAATATCAACAAAAATAGTCAACAGAATCAAAATTCAACTTGATTTCCTACCTAAACCAGAGTCGTCACATATTATGAGTTTACAGCTTTTTAACAGCTCACAAGCAGCAGAATCATCCGGTCTCTGCCACATTATACACCATCTAAAAGTAATAATTAGCAATTGGTTAATCAAAAAAGAGAATATGATTGCATCgtttgtttaaaactttttaatatatatattagagctgcacaatatatcgtttcagcatcgaaatcgcaatgtgtgcatttgcaatagtcacatcactgcATCTGCGATGTGGAGCTGGGattattatagttgatcagcaatGAATACAGTGTTtccatttaaaattacattacattatttaataatagGGGCAGGACAAATGCATGAGGTGGCGCTTCTCATAATGGCAGATCGAACATTTATCAATgctgcaatttttaaaaataaatgtgctgttaataaaagaagtacatcttataactttttgatgcatttttcccTCTTCGTTTACaaatatcatgatatattgtggATGGTTTTCTTGTGATTAATCGCTGATATTGTGATTGTCATTATCGTATCGTTTTGTATTACTGtatcttatttcttttaatttatatcttttttataatgcaatataaaTCGCAGCGAAATAAAATATGGCAATGTCAGATTATTCCactatcgtgcagccctaatatatatatcaaGTCAATAAAGGAAGACTTTGTTAGATGAAATGATTCACAATTATTTCTAATCAATTTAGTTTAACCGGATGCAAATTTTCCTTTTATATTCGTACAGTACAACGAAATAGACGCGAAAACGCCGGCTCCTACATTCAGCATATTTTTAATTCCCATCTGAAAAAAAGTGCTCTTACATGTTTACTTCTGTGTTTATCATGCACACCGCATTCAAATCTCAGGAATATCAGTAGACGGCAACACTACCGACAAGTTCACAGTATTGAAAAGGCCAGTGCCACACATAATCGCCGAAAGTGCAATTGAGATTGGAGCTGACGCAGAGCGTTGGGTTTGCCAGGACAGCTGGGCAGCCTTGTCGAAGAGAAGGGAAGGGCATCTCAAAGTCAAACCGCTGCCTCCGGAGAAGAGGAAAGAGACTTACGTCACACTGAGACAAACGGCAGACCGGGGCGACGCAATAGGCTTCGTGAGAGAAGATTGTTTCTTTGGAGAGGGTTTGTTGGAGGAGTGTTGTGTTAAGAGAGCGTGCGATCCTCAAGCCGAAACGTACTGAGGAGGTGGATCCTTCGGCGGGATAGCGATCGCCTCTTCATAGGGTGGAAGTAGTacctgaaaaaaaacacacaagtaCAGATTAGTGTTCAGATGATTCctgtttacaatgtttttaccaCTTTTCTGTTTGCTTTATTAATAGGGAGTAAAATAATAGTTTGGGGTGTAATGATTAAGactaaatattgttgtttttttaatggaaaTGGCAACTAGATTGATAAATAGTACAAGAAATTGAACATATTATAAAAAACTACactaaaaaagttttattttttccccaatttctgtttaacagagagaagatttctaaagataatagttttaataactcctctctaaaaactgatttattttatttttgccatgatgacagcacataataggGAGGTCCAGATCTAATTATGTGATTGGAAATCAGGCCTGATCATGCGGTTTAAGACTCGATCGGAATCAGACATTATTATTacctcttatttgttttattttagctagaataaaagcgttttttaattttataaaaaacaatttaaggtcaaaattattagccccttgaagctAATTtacttttcgatagtctacagaacaaaccatcgttaaccatcgttacagttgaagaattattactGCATTATTACCAAATCCAGTATTATTTTCTGTTGATTTGTTATATGAAATCAAAATCGCATGCcaagattaaaaaaatgtcacTATTGCTTCTATGGCGTTACGCAATTATGTGTTTTATTGATATATGGgacaatattgcagtacaatATGCAGTCTTCTTTTACAGGGACGTTCCATGTATATTTCATCAAGACAATGCAGACAatacattctgcacacattacaaatgtCCTGGCTGCAGAGGAAGAGAATACAGGTACTTTACTGGCCTGCCTACAGTCACGACCTGTCCCTAATTAAGAATGTGACAAAATGTGACAACGAAGACAgattgcccaccttaagacttgtttgcaggaagaatgggacaaaattacaccagAAACACTTCattacttggtgtcttcagtccctaaacatctttttaattgttgtgaaaaggaatggcaacattacaaagtggtaaatgctttactgttccttGTGGGCAggaaccaaaattggaatgtgtgtttatttttaaaataaacaataaaattaatataaataatgcctgttgtaataaaaaaaacaagtcaaagtaaatttagaaatcactactttctttttgtatttgtgttttctagACTATGTCCTAATTTTTTGATTTGGGGAATTTCCAAACTGAACACTTATTACTGGTTTTGTAGTACAGGGTCGCATATAATACAAAAGGTCATACAGGAATCATTTTGGCTTTCATA containing:
- the rpl30 gene encoding large ribosomal subunit protein eL30; translated protein: MVAAKKTKKSLESINSRLQLVMKSGKYVLGYKQSQKMIRQGKAKLVILANNCPALRKSEIEYYAMLAKTGVHHYSGNNIELGTACGKYYRVCTLAIIDPGDSDIIRSMPDQQQGGEK